In Papio anubis isolate 15944 unplaced genomic scaffold, Panubis1.0 scaffold162, whole genome shotgun sequence, a genomic segment contains:
- the TCEAL8 gene encoding transcription elongation factor A protein-like 8 yields MQKSCEENEGKPQNMPKAEEDRPLEDVPQEAEGNPQPSEEGISQEAEGNPRGEPNQPGQGFKEDTPVRHLNPEEMIRGVGELERLREEIRRVRNKFVMMHWKQRHSRSRPYPVCFRP; encoded by the coding sequence atGCAAAAGTCTTGTGAAGAAAATGAGGGAAAACCACAGAACATGCCAAAGGCCGAGGAAGATCGCCCTTTGGAGGATGTACcacaggaggcagaaggaaatcCTCAACCTTCCGAAGAAGGTAtaagccaggaggcagaaggaaacCCCAGAGGAGAGCCGAATCAACCTGGCCAGGGATTTAAAGAGGACACACCCGTTAGGCATTTGAACCCTGAAGAAATGATAAGAGGAGTAGGTGAGCTTGAAAGGCTTAGGGAAGAGATAAGAAGAGTAAGAAACAAGTTTGTGATGATGCATTGGAAGCAAAGACATTCACGCAGCCGTCCTTATCCTGTGTGCTTTAGGCCTTGA